A part of Larkinella insperata genomic DNA contains:
- a CDS encoding ketopantoate reductase family protein has protein sequence MNDAVYIIGVGAIGKALAVALKQDNKNVLLLRGSIDDQPPYTETIKVIADEQTELEAKIEVRSLRSFSALNGSVVLTSKSYGNEKLAQSLKDKAGNSPLVILQNGLGVEQAFLDNAFPEIYRGVLFVTSQPVAAHTVRFKPVSVSPIGVIRRNNTHLLSLVDHLTTPLFPFRAEADIQPVIWKKAIINSVFNSICPLLEVDNGIFHREEPALAMAWRIIRECTAVACQKGILLEPEEVLESLLLISRTSDGQLISTLQDIRNQRPTEIETLNAEIVRIARNLHLEHLVAETNLLGELVKLKSALGRNRFP, from the coding sequence ATGAACGATGCGGTTTATATCATTGGTGTGGGCGCCATCGGCAAAGCGCTGGCCGTTGCGCTGAAGCAGGACAACAAAAACGTCCTGCTGTTGCGCGGAAGCATAGATGACCAGCCTCCGTACACCGAAACAATTAAGGTCATCGCTGATGAGCAAACCGAACTGGAAGCGAAAATTGAGGTTCGCTCCCTGCGCAGCTTCTCCGCACTGAACGGTAGTGTCGTTTTGACCAGCAAATCATACGGCAACGAAAAGCTGGCCCAAAGCCTGAAAGATAAGGCTGGCAACTCCCCTTTGGTCATTCTGCAAAACGGTTTGGGCGTCGAGCAGGCTTTTCTGGACAATGCCTTTCCCGAAATTTACCGGGGTGTACTTTTTGTTACCAGCCAGCCGGTTGCGGCCCACACCGTCCGGTTCAAACCCGTATCGGTTTCGCCCATCGGTGTGATCCGGAGAAACAACACCCACTTGCTTTCGCTGGTCGACCACCTCACCACTCCCCTCTTTCCATTCAGAGCCGAAGCGGATATTCAACCCGTCATCTGGAAGAAAGCCATCATCAACAGCGTTTTCAATTCCATCTGTCCGCTGCTGGAAGTGGACAACGGCATTTTTCACCGGGAAGAGCCTGCGCTTGCAATGGCCTGGCGTATCATTCGGGAATGCACCGCTGTTGCCTGCCAGAAGGGCATTTTGCTGGAGCCGGAAGAGGTTCTGGAAAGCCTTTTGCTGATCAGCCGGACGTCGGACGGGCAACTCATTTCGACCTTGCAGGACATTCGTAATCAGCGGCCCACCGAAATAGAAACCTTAAACGCTGAGATTGTCCGGATTGCCAGAAACCTGCACCTGGAGCATTTAGTCGCGGAAACAAACTTACTGGGCGAACTGGTGAAATTAAAATCAGCGCTAGGCCGTAATCGCTTTCCCTGA